ACCGCGTCCGCCGTACGCCGCCAGGGGATGCTCGGCGCCGAGATCGCCTACCGCGACGGCGACTGGGTGATCGACGAGATCGTGCCGGGAGAGTCCTCCGCCCGCGCCGCCCGCTCACCGCTGATGGGCCCGGGGGTCGGCGTCCGGCCGGGAGACAGGATCGTCGCGATCGCCGGGCGCGCGGTCAGCGAGACCATGTCACCGGCTCGGCTGCTGGTGGGTACCGCGGGCAAGCCGACCGAGGTCGTCGTCCGGCCGGGCGCTCGCGGGTCGAAGCCGCGGCGAGTCGTCGTCACGCCGCTGGCCGAGGAGTTCTCGCTGCGCTATCAGGCGTGGGTCCGCGATCGCCGCGCGCACGTGCACCACCGCACCGGTGGCAAGGTCGGGTACCTGCACGTGCCCGACATGGTCTCCGGCGGCTGGGCGCAGCTGCACCGTGACCTGCGCACCGAGATCGGCCGGGAGGGGGTGATCGTCGACGTCCGCGGCAACCGTGGCGGCCACACTTCGCAGCTGGTCATCGAGAAGCTCGCCCGCACTGTCGTGGGCTGGGACGTCAGCCGGGGGTTCGAGCCGTACACCTACCCGATGGACGCCCGCCGCGGACCGATGGTCGCGGTGACCGACATGCACGCCGGGTCGGACGGCGACATCGTGACCGCGGCCATCCGCGAACTCGGGCTCGGCCCGGTCGTCGGCACCCGCACCTGGGGCGGTGTCGTCGGCATCGACGGTCGCTATCAGCTCGTCGACGGAACCGGGGTCACGCAGCCGCGATATGCCTTCTGGTTCGAGCGCTTCGGCTGGAGCGTGGAGAACTACGGCGTCGAGCCCGATATCGAGGTCGAGGTCAGCCCCCAGGACCGCGCGGCCGGCAACGACGTCCAGCTCGACCGCGCGATCGCCCTGATCATCACGCAGCTCGCGGCCACCCCCGCCAAGCAGCCCCCGCCGCTCCCGTAGGGGATACTCGGCCGCATGCCCGCTGCCGTGCTCATCCTCCTGGGTGCGCTCACGGCAGTCGGGCCGATCGCCCTGGACCTCTACCTGTCAGCCTTTCCGCAGATCGCCGCGGAACTCGGCACCACCCCGACCCAGGTCCAGCTCACCCTCACCGCTTGCATGATCGGCCTGGCCGTCGGACAGCTGGTCAGCGGCATCGCGAGCGATGCGCTGGGCCGCAAACGACCGCTGCTGGTCGGAATGGCGTTCTTCTTCGGGTTCTCGCTGCTGTGCATGCTCTCGCAGAGCATCTGGATGCTGATCGTCGCGCGCTTCCTGCAGGGCGTCGGCGGCGGCGCCGGGATCGTGATCGCCAGGGCCGTCATCCGCGACCGGACAACCGGCTGCTGGCACGGTGGTTCTCCCCGCACGCCCGGCTCGGCATGTCCATCGGTGGGATCGCGCTCGCGGGCGGCGTCCTCGTGCTCGCCGCCGCCCTGGACCGAGCGCCGATCTGGCTGGTGATCCTGGGATTCGCGCTGCTGCCGGCCTCGCACGGCCTCGGCTCGCCAA
This region of Blastococcus sp. Marseille-P5729 genomic DNA includes:
- a CDS encoding MFS transporter; translated protein: MPAAVLILLGALTAVGPIALDLYLSAFPQIAAELGTTPTQVQLTLTACMIGLAVGQLVSGIASDALGRKRPLLVGMAFFFGFSLLCMLSQSIWMLIVARFLQGVGGGAGIVIARAVIRDRTTGCWHGGSPRTPGSACPSVGSRSRAASSCSPPPWTERRSGW